One window of Candidatus Omnitrophota bacterium genomic DNA carries:
- a CDS encoding restriction endonuclease subunit S yields MSIDFPQGWSEVELHNCVDVLDSQRVPVNSDERTKRQGKVPYYGATGQVGWIDDYLFDEELLLIGEDGAPFFDKTKPIAYIINGKSWVNNHAHVLRAISNITSNIYLKYFLDWFDFHDYVNGTTRLKLTQGSMNNIPVRLAPINEQRRILAKFEKLLDKVSASQKRLEKIPIILKRFRQSVLAAACSGRLTTDWRKHYQEKDSQCVDSDNNNDLPEGWTETVLGEIGKWCSGGTPSRRNTEYFGQGVPWVKSGDLLDGPIIRTDEQITELGLQSSSAKLMPTGTISMALYGATIGKLGIMTFPAATNQACANVISNEHIIKPKYLFYYLFSERQRFIERGQGGAQPNISQEIVRSHPISLPSIDEQEEIVHRVEALFALADQLEVRYNKAKSQVDKLTQSILAKAFRGELVPQDPADEPVGALLEKLRVSKESKPTVRMRG; encoded by the coding sequence ATGAGTATCGATTTTCCACAAGGCTGGTCCGAAGTAGAATTACATAATTGTGTAGACGTGCTCGATAGTCAGCGAGTTCCTGTTAATTCAGATGAGAGAACTAAACGACAAGGCAAGGTTCCTTACTACGGAGCAACAGGACAGGTCGGATGGATTGATGATTATCTATTTGATGAAGAATTACTGCTTATTGGCGAAGATGGGGCTCCTTTCTTCGATAAGACAAAGCCTATTGCATATATAATCAATGGCAAAAGTTGGGTTAATAATCACGCTCACGTTTTACGTGCGATATCTAACATTACGTCAAATATATATCTAAAATATTTCCTTGATTGGTTTGATTTCCACGATTATGTGAATGGAACAACCCGGCTTAAATTAACTCAAGGGTCAATGAATAATATTCCAGTTCGTCTTGCTCCTATCAATGAACAAAGGCGTATTCTTGCTAAGTTTGAAAAGCTATTAGACAAGGTATCTGCCTCGCAAAAGCGACTCGAGAAAATCCCTATCATCCTCAAGCGCTTTCGTCAATCCGTCCTTGCCGCCGCCTGCTCCGGGCGACTGACTACTGATTGGCGAAAACATTATCAAGAGAAGGATAGTCAGTGCGTAGATTCAGACAATAATAATGACTTGCCTGAAGGATGGACTGAGACAGTATTAGGAGAAATTGGTAAGTGGTGTTCGGGTGGAACACCATCTCGACGGAATACAGAATATTTTGGACAAGGGGTTCCGTGGGTGAAAAGCGGCGATTTGTTAGATGGTCCAATAATAAGAACTGACGAGCAGATAACAGAGCTTGGTTTGCAAAGCTCTTCCGCTAAACTGATGCCAACCGGAACGATTTCAATGGCTTTGTATGGCGCAACAATAGGCAAGCTTGGTATAATGACATTTCCGGCAGCTACAAATCAAGCCTGTGCAAATGTTATTTCTAACGAACACATCATTAAGCCAAAATACCTTTTCTATTATCTTTTTTCCGAACGGCAACGTTTTATTGAACGTGGGCAAGGAGGCGCTCAACCAAATATTAGTCAGGAAATTGTTCGTTCTCATCCCATAAGTTTGCCTTCTATTGATGAGCAGGAAGAAATCGTTCATAGAGTAGAGGCATTGTTTGCACTGGCTGACCAACTCGAGGTTCGATATAACAAAGCAAAGTCACAGGTTGATAAGCTCACGCAATCCATCCTCGCTAAGGCGTTCCGTGGTGAGCTGGTTCCTCAGGACCCGGCTGACGAACCGGTGGGTGCGTTACTTGAGAAGCTTAGGGTCTCGAAAGAATCAAAGCCAACAGTCCGAATGAGAGGTTAA
- a CDS encoding recombinase family protein, protein MIISDSKTPPKKHICAIYTRISHQEDREKSKYDTIEFQHEVCKRYIGLKEEEGWKVFNTRYEDRNYSGKDLNRPALKHLIQDAKEGKFTLIVVKALDRLTRSLKDFYALWEVLQAYKIELASATQEFSTTSPTGRLHLDMVLRFAQFERELASDRTREKMQYQASKGLFHGGYPPLGYDFKTGEKGILVINQKEARLVKWIFERYLRIGSVQKVAQELNSKGYRTKKWRTEQGKWRGGTRFNKGNLLNLLKNIAYIGKTSTGKGGNKEFHKAQWKGIVSEKTFHRANQMLNQNYRARGSSISENKYNLLLTGLVWCSHCGCQMSPNQSIKKGKVYLYYKCTSVSHGDKTACKIKSVPARELEHIVVDRIKYLSNNQPLTTKLVERAISSSKKRLTELLRDRAHLEAEKRKIGDEAAPFMEAIKKSKLAMIEEHLKPLQDRLDQISAQLSKVDYDINEERQKQIKDVDVLAAFRSFAEVFDSLPPDRQSELLHLLIKKIVYNGDLSKIDITFNNPPEIQKPPKSVGKAASGGSASHRFDKRMNWLPREDSNLGQRGYDLTPVTRRVGLSLHPNGMAGV, encoded by the coding sequence ATGATTATTTCGGATAGCAAGACACCTCCTAAGAAACATATCTGTGCCATCTACACTCGTATTTCCCACCAAGAAGACCGTGAGAAATCAAAATATGATACGATTGAATTTCAACACGAAGTATGCAAAAGATATATCGGACTCAAGGAAGAGGAAGGATGGAAGGTATTTAATACACGATACGAGGACAGAAACTACTCTGGCAAAGACCTTAATAGACCAGCTCTCAAGCATTTAATTCAAGATGCCAAAGAAGGCAAGTTCACACTTATAGTCGTAAAGGCTTTGGATAGACTTACACGCAGCCTGAAAGATTTCTATGCCTTATGGGAAGTCTTACAAGCATATAAAATAGAGCTTGCCTCCGCCACTCAAGAGTTCAGCACTACATCTCCGACCGGTCGTCTTCACCTCGATATGGTTTTAAGATTTGCCCAATTTGAGCGAGAACTGGCAAGCGACCGTACACGAGAGAAGATGCAATACCAAGCGTCTAAGGGTTTATTTCACGGCGGATATCCGCCGCTCGGGTATGATTTCAAGACTGGTGAAAAAGGCATCTTGGTTATCAACCAAAAGGAAGCACGGCTGGTGAAATGGATTTTCGAACGGTATCTCCGCATTGGTTCTGTCCAAAAAGTTGCTCAGGAACTAAACTCCAAAGGATATCGAACCAAGAAGTGGCGTACAGAACAAGGTAAATGGCGTGGAGGTACACGATTTAACAAGGGGAACCTTCTTAACCTCTTGAAAAACATAGCATACATTGGAAAAACATCTACGGGAAAAGGTGGCAATAAAGAGTTCCATAAAGCGCAATGGAAAGGCATTGTATCCGAGAAAACATTCCATAGGGCAAATCAAATGTTAAATCAAAATTACCGGGCCCGTGGGTCGTCTATAAGTGAAAATAAATATAACCTTCTCTTAACCGGTCTCGTATGGTGTAGTCATTGCGGATGCCAGATGTCGCCAAATCAATCCATTAAGAAAGGAAAAGTTTATTTATACTACAAATGCACAAGCGTATCACACGGCGACAAAACAGCGTGCAAGATAAAGAGCGTGCCTGCACGAGAGCTCGAGCATATTGTTGTTGACCGTATAAAATACCTTTCAAACAATCAGCCGTTAACAACAAAGCTCGTTGAAAGAGCTATTTCATCATCTAAGAAACGCCTCACCGAGCTATTAAGGGACCGGGCCCACTTAGAAGCAGAGAAACGGAAGATTGGAGATGAGGCTGCTCCATTTATGGAGGCAATAAAGAAGAGTAAGCTGGCAATGATTGAAGAGCATCTAAAGCCTCTTCAAGATAGACTTGACCAGATTAGTGCACAGCTCTCCAAAGTCGATTACGATATTAACGAGGAGAGGCAAAAACAAATCAAGGATGTGGATGTTCTTGCAGCATTTAGAAGCTTTGCCGAGGTCTTTGATAGTTTACCACCTGACCGCCAATCTGAACTCCTCCATCTCTTAATAAAGAAGATAGTATACAATGGCGACCTTTCCAAGATTGATATAACCTTCAATAATCCCCCAGAAATACAGAAGCCACCAAAATCAGTTGGTAAAGCTGCTTCTGGTGGCTCTGCCTCTCATCGGTTTGATAAGAGGATGAATTGGCTCCCCCGCGAGGACTCGAACCTCGGACAGCGTGGTTACGATCTGACTCCGGTTACCCGGAGAGTCGGACTATCTCTTCATCCCAATGGGATGGCGGGTGTATAG
- a CDS encoding helix-turn-helix domain-containing protein codes for MHEPLMTINDVAQFLKVTTTTVRRWTDTGLLKCYRIGKRNERRFDKKDVMKYLQRDK; via the coding sequence ATGCACGAACCACTTATGACGATTAACGACGTGGCCCAATTCCTGAAGGTTACGACGACAACCGTCAGGAGATGGACCGACACGGGCCTACTCAAGTGCTATCGCATAGGCAAGCGTAACGAGCGCCGATTTGATAAGAAGGACGTAATGAAATATCTCCAGAGGGATAAATAA
- a CDS encoding DEAD/DEAH box helicase family protein, translating to MPIPMPDWSEARTRKQLIDKELSASGWAPIIPFQEGKTYSQGSVEEYPTTSGPADYVLFNKARAIAAVEGKKVAVGPQNVLQQAQRYARTIQNTKFNLGEYKLPFIYSTNGKVFWFQDLRHPLNRSREVASIHTPNAIEEMLNKDTESAKRWLIENPINNDRLRLYQREAIQRIEQATINHKRNMLIAMATGCGKTFTIVNLIYRIMKSGYAKRILFLVDRKALAAQAVTELASFEPEPGLKFDKIYEVYSQRFRREDFEEGERFDPKVLPTEYLTNPQSRNAFVYVCTIQRMRINLFGRQTQEDVYMSEEEDAERLNIPIHAFDVVIADECHRGYTAQEDSKWREVLNHFDAVRIGLTATPAVHTTAFFKEIVYRYEYERAVREGFLVDYDAIGIDSNITVNGTFLKEGEEVGIRNTETGQLVFDSLEDERLLAPETNESEWTAPDRNRKIIKELKTYLLKQEQEFGRFPKTLIFADNDLAHTSHCDILVDMLRDEFGRGDAFVQKITGSPTVDRPLQKIREFRNRQNPGIVVTVDMLSTGVDVPKIENIVFLRSVKSRILFEQMMGRGTRLCPEIGKTHFTVFDCFGGTLLDYFKQTTSITADAPLQPTVTIRDIVKRIANNQDREYNIKVLSKRLLRISKNITQESRNQFNHILSCDIAEFATTLHQRLSQNWSGTMKILQSETFFDLCDNYERPQRIFIEAVGAEDTVSSKVLFRASDGSELKPDDYIQQFERFVRENPDHIQALEILLNRPKDFRTKELKELRLQLETSPISLRDKFNERNLRRAYHQELADIVSIIKHAASGEELFTAETRVNRAFEVVKNHRRFTQEQEKWLELIRQHMIANLLVESDDFDTLPIFTRGGASYNRLNRIFDGDLDKLINELNEAVLL from the coding sequence ATGCCGATTCCTATGCCAGATTGGAGCGAAGCCAGAACCCGCAAGCAACTCATAGATAAAGAATTATCTGCGAGCGGTTGGGCGCCAATCATTCCTTTTCAAGAAGGCAAAACATATTCTCAGGGCTCAGTCGAGGAGTATCCTACGACCTCCGGCCCGGCTGATTATGTGCTGTTCAACAAGGCACGTGCGATAGCTGCTGTCGAAGGCAAGAAGGTTGCCGTCGGCCCGCAGAATGTCCTGCAACAGGCCCAGCGATACGCAAGAACTATCCAGAATACCAAGTTCAATCTCGGCGAATATAAATTGCCTTTCATCTACTCCACTAACGGAAAGGTATTCTGGTTTCAGGACCTCAGGCATCCCCTTAATCGTTCACGTGAAGTCGCCAGTATTCATACTCCAAATGCTATCGAAGAGATGTTGAATAAAGATACGGAATCCGCAAAGCGTTGGCTTATAGAGAATCCTATTAACAATGACAGGCTGCGTCTCTATCAGCGAGAGGCCATACAGAGGATAGAGCAAGCCACGATTAACCACAAGCGCAATATGCTTATAGCAATGGCGACGGGCTGCGGTAAGACATTTACAATCGTGAACCTGATTTACCGTATTATGAAATCCGGGTACGCTAAGCGAATATTATTCCTTGTCGACCGAAAAGCTCTGGCTGCTCAGGCGGTGACTGAGCTGGCAAGCTTTGAGCCGGAACCCGGCTTAAAGTTCGACAAAATATATGAGGTTTACAGCCAACGCTTTAGGCGAGAAGATTTTGAAGAAGGCGAACGATTTGACCCGAAGGTCCTTCCTACAGAATATCTTACCAATCCTCAGAGCCGTAATGCCTTTGTGTATGTATGCACTATCCAGCGTATGCGTATCAATCTATTTGGAAGACAGACGCAGGAAGATGTTTATATGAGCGAAGAAGAGGATGCCGAGCGGCTGAATATACCAATTCACGCATTCGATGTTGTTATAGCTGATGAGTGTCATCGTGGATATACGGCTCAAGAAGATAGTAAGTGGCGGGAAGTATTGAACCATTTCGACGCTGTCCGCATTGGCCTTACGGCAACCCCGGCAGTTCATACAACAGCTTTCTTTAAGGAGATAGTTTACCGTTATGAGTATGAGCGAGCCGTAAGAGAAGGTTTCCTCGTAGACTACGATGCGATAGGCATTGATTCTAATATTACAGTCAACGGAACGTTCCTGAAGGAAGGCGAAGAAGTCGGGATTCGTAACACCGAGACCGGTCAACTTGTCTTTGACTCTCTGGAGGATGAGCGTCTGTTGGCGCCTGAAACTAATGAGTCGGAATGGACGGCGCCGGACAGGAATCGCAAGATAATCAAGGAGCTCAAGACCTATCTGCTCAAGCAGGAGCAAGAGTTTGGGCGTTTTCCCAAGACATTGATATTCGCAGATAATGATTTGGCTCATACCTCCCATTGCGATATTCTCGTTGATATGCTACGGGACGAGTTTGGCCGAGGAGATGCTTTTGTCCAGAAGATAACGGGTAGCCCTACGGTAGACCGGCCCTTACAGAAGATACGGGAATTCAGGAATCGCCAGAATCCCGGAATCGTGGTTACGGTCGATATGCTTTCAACGGGCGTCGACGTTCCCAAGATTGAAAATATCGTCTTCCTCCGCTCTGTGAAATCAAGAATACTCTTTGAGCAGATGATGGGCCGTGGCACTCGCCTTTGTCCAGAAATCGGTAAGACACATTTCACGGTCTTTGATTGTTTTGGAGGAACACTGCTTGATTATTTCAAACAGACAACGAGTATCACAGCAGATGCCCCTCTTCAGCCGACCGTGACGATTCGTGATATCGTTAAACGCATTGCAAATAATCAGGACAGAGAATATAACATCAAAGTCCTTTCTAAGCGCTTGCTCAGGATATCTAAGAACATTACTCAGGAAAGCAGAAATCAATTCAATCATATTTTGAGTTGTGATATAGCGGAGTTCGCTACGACTTTACATCAGCGCCTTAGTCAGAACTGGTCTGGGACTATGAAGATTCTCCAGAGCGAAACCTTCTTTGACCTCTGTGATAATTACGAGCGGCCCCAGCGGATATTTATCGAAGCTGTTGGCGCCGAAGACACGGTATCGTCTAAGGTCCTGTTCAGAGCCAGCGATGGAAGTGAACTTAAGCCGGACGATTATATCCAGCAGTTCGAGCGCTTTGTCCGTGAAAATCCAGACCATATTCAGGCCTTAGAGATTCTTCTCAATAGGCCAAAGGATTTTCGCACAAAAGAACTGAAAGAGCTTCGCCTTCAGCTTGAGACTTCTCCGATATCTTTGCGAGATAAGTTTAATGAGCGTAATCTGCGCAGGGCCTATCATCAGGAGCTTGCTGATATCGTCTCTATCATAAAGCACGCAGCATCCGGAGAAGAGTTGTTTACGGCTGAGACACGTGTCAATAGAGCCTTTGAAGTTGTTAAGAACCATCGACGATTTACCCAAGAACAAGAGAAGTGGCTCGAGTTAATCAGGCAGCATATGATAGCGAATCTCTTGGTTGAGAGTGATGATTTTGATACCCTACCAATCTTTACCCGAGGTGGCGCATCCTACAATCGTTTGAATAGGATATTTGACGGCGACTTAGACAAACTTATCAATGAACTTAATGAGGCGGTGTTATTATGA
- a CDS encoding class I SAM-dependent DNA methyltransferase, with translation MSDIVQKLWGFCNTLRHDGVDYGDYIEQLTYLLFLKMAEEKGADIPKDYAWKVLKEKSGTDLTDFYADTLRGLGKQKGVLGDIYGGAVSRFSNPVNLKFLINLIDETEWTALNVDVKAAAYEGLLEKSASEGKKGAGQYFTPRILIQSIVRCMKPDPIKVKDFTIHDPAAGTGGFLVSAYEWLYAQTKGKFDRDDARRILTKTYSGTELVARPRRLCLMNLYLHGIHGAIYLGDAIYEPLKSDRYSCVLTNPPFGTKGANQAPTRDDFTIETSNKQLNFVQHVMNILKPGGRAAMVLPDNCLFEDKAGEVMEILMQDCNLHTILRLPRGTFTPYSQGVKANVIFFQKGLKTQDVWIFDARSNVPGITKKDRPLSPKHFEEFEACYGANPDGQSKRKDLGEEGRFRSFSIKEIKDRGYKLDITWLKDDSLEDSAELPEPQDLASEAITELEAVVDDLREIVELIEKEEGIEK, from the coding sequence ATGAGTGATATTGTCCAAAAGCTATGGGGATTCTGTAATACCCTCAGGCACGATGGAGTTGATTACGGCGATTACATCGAGCAGCTGACCTATCTCCTTTTTCTAAAGATGGCCGAGGAGAAAGGCGCCGACATCCCAAAGGATTATGCGTGGAAGGTCTTGAAAGAGAAATCCGGAACTGACCTGACAGACTTTTACGCCGATACATTAAGAGGCCTCGGTAAACAGAAGGGTGTCTTAGGCGATATATATGGGGGAGCGGTCTCCCGATTTAGTAATCCGGTGAATTTGAAGTTTCTTATCAATCTAATAGATGAGACGGAATGGACAGCGCTTAATGTCGATGTGAAGGCAGCGGCTTATGAGGGCTTGCTCGAGAAATCGGCATCGGAAGGCAAGAAAGGCGCCGGTCAATACTTTACTCCTCGTATTTTGATTCAGTCTATCGTTCGATGTATGAAACCGGACCCGATAAAAGTTAAAGATTTCACGATACACGACCCGGCAGCAGGAACCGGAGGCTTCTTAGTAAGTGCATACGAATGGTTATACGCTCAGACGAAAGGCAAATTCGACCGTGATGATGCAAGGCGGATATTGACTAAGACCTATTCAGGGACAGAGCTTGTGGCAAGGCCCCGGCGCCTTTGCCTTATGAACCTATATCTTCACGGCATACACGGCGCTATATATCTCGGAGACGCAATTTATGAGCCTCTAAAGAGTGATAGATATAGTTGTGTCCTTACTAACCCGCCATTCGGGACCAAAGGGGCAAATCAGGCTCCGACTCGAGATGACTTTACTATCGAAACAAGTAATAAACAGCTCAACTTTGTTCAGCACGTAATGAATATTCTTAAACCCGGTGGCCGGGCCGCAATGGTCTTGCCGGATAACTGTCTCTTTGAAGATAAAGCTGGCGAGGTAATGGAAATCCTGATGCAGGACTGCAATCTACATACGATTTTACGACTCCCTCGAGGGACATTTACTCCATATAGTCAGGGTGTTAAAGCGAACGTCATCTTCTTTCAGAAGGGTCTTAAGACACAGGATGTCTGGATATTCGATGCTCGCTCAAACGTTCCCGGAATCACTAAGAAAGACCGGCCTCTATCTCCGAAGCACTTCGAGGAGTTTGAGGCTTGCTATGGCGCAAACCCGGACGGTCAGAGCAAACGTAAGGACTTAGGTGAAGAAGGTCGCTTCCGCAGTTTCTCCATCAAGGAAATTAAGGACCGTGGGTATAAGCTCGATATCACTTGGCTCAAAGATGACTCGCTTGAGGATAGCGCTGAGCTTCCTGAGCCTCAGGATTTGGCAAGCGAAGCAATAACAGAGCTCGAGGCAGTAGTTGATGACCTGCGTGAAATCGTCGAGCTGATTGAAAAAGAAGAAGGCATAGAAAAATGA
- a CDS encoding tyrosine-type recombinase/integrase — protein MKRQGIRYLITEQKQLLLKTLKVRRDAIRQYMMYSLMLNTGLRLGEVVGLNVGDVQGRTVLEVVGKGSKSREIPLNKATREHIQAFLDWRRRNYGLPLSDDPLFTSRLGKRISKRAVQRDLTKWIKKAGIEGHFTPHALRHTVGTELLNKTGNLRVVQEFLGHADISTTQIYTHVSREQIQQAAELLVS, from the coding sequence GTGAAACGGCAAGGGATTCGGTATCTTATAACCGAACAGAAGCAGCTGTTACTCAAGACCTTGAAAGTTCGTAGGGATGCTATCAGGCAATATATGATGTATAGCCTGATGCTGAACACAGGTTTGCGTTTGGGCGAGGTCGTCGGGCTTAATGTAGGAGATGTACAAGGCAGAACTGTTCTCGAGGTTGTTGGCAAAGGTTCTAAATCTCGTGAGATACCATTGAACAAGGCTACGAGAGAGCATATACAGGCCTTCTTGGATTGGAGGAGAAGGAATTATGGGTTACCGCTTTCTGACGACCCTCTCTTCACCAGTCGGCTCGGTAAGCGCATTAGCAAGCGAGCCGTTCAAAGAGACCTTACCAAATGGATAAAGAAGGCTGGTATTGAAGGGCATTTTACGCCACACGCCCTCAGGCATACGGTCGGTACAGAACTACTGAATAAGACCGGGAACCTACGGGTCGTGCAGGAATTTCTCGGCCACGCTGATATATCTACGACCCAGATATATACACACGTCAGCCGGGAACAGATACAGCAGGCTGCGGAGCTGCTCGTATCGTAA
- a CDS encoding antitoxin → MRRIKLTKEEQMIEDGIERFVPADKQEYEEIINAIAARKKDAVLNIRVNSHDLNSLKEKARQMGVKYQTLISEILHRIAQA, encoded by the coding sequence ATGAGAAGGATTAAATTAACGAAAGAAGAGCAGATGATCGAAGACGGCATTGAACGCTTTGTTCCTGCCGATAAACAGGAATATGAAGAGATCATTAATGCTATAGCAGCAAGAAAGAAAGATGCTGTTTTGAATATTCGCGTAAATAGCCATGACCTGAATAGCCTGAAAGAGAAAGCCCGGCAGATGGGTGTGAAATATCAGACATTAATTTCAGAGATCCTCCACCGCATAGCGCAGGCGTAG
- a CDS encoding toxin yields the protein MKEIRWSQTKSRRLKKIRGVSFEEIIASKLIDIRKHPNRENQKILIYQHKGYLWAVPYVIAGEAIFLKTIYPSRKLMKLYKRR from the coding sequence ATGAAAGAGATACGTTGGAGCCAGACAAAGAGCAGGCGCCTTAAGAAGATCCGCGGCGTTTCGTTTGAAGAGATCATTGCTTCTAAGCTGATCGATATACGTAAGCATCCGAACAGAGAGAACCAAAAGATCCTTATTTACCAACATAAAGGCTATCTTTGGGCTGTGCCGTATGTAATAGCAGGAGAAGCGATATTTTTAAAAACAATATATCCAAGCAGGAAATTGATGAAACTTTACAAGAGGAGATGA
- a CDS encoding alpha/beta fold hydrolase, with protein sequence MPKTKIGGISLYYEVRGKGRPVLLIAGLGSDISSWAGVIDGLSAHFKVIAFDNRGTGRSEIPDRKYTVRRMADDAVRLLDHLKIKKTHIIGHSMGGYIAQELAICYPGRVDKLILESTSSVSSKRNNALFLDFYKDLKGGKSLEAWIRRWARWLFSKRCLARKAFIKAFVKNGSNYPYPQQAKGFKGQIDAIASFDTRKRLCRIKAGTLIIEGEEDALILPREAEALAKNIPGSVFRSVKGAAHCIHIENPGLFVKAAMRFLQR encoded by the coding sequence ATGCCTAAAACCAAGATCGGCGGCATATCGCTCTACTACGAGGTCCGCGGTAAAGGCCGTCCCGTCCTATTGATAGCCGGCCTCGGGTCCGATATTTCAAGCTGGGCGGGCGTCATCGATGGGCTCTCGGCGCATTTTAAGGTCATCGCTTTCGATAACCGCGGGACCGGCCGCAGTGAGATCCCGGATAGGAAATATACTGTCCGACGGATGGCAGACGATGCCGTGCGGTTACTCGATCATTTAAAGATAAAAAAGACGCACATCATAGGCCACTCCATGGGCGGCTATATCGCCCAGGAACTTGCTATATGTTATCCCGGACGCGTCGATAAGCTCATCCTGGAGAGCACTTCTTCCGTCTCTTCAAAAAGAAATAATGCCCTCTTCCTCGATTTCTATAAAGATCTTAAAGGAGGGAAGAGCTTGGAGGCATGGATCCGCAGATGGGCCCGCTGGCTATTCTCCAAGAGATGCCTTGCCCGTAAGGCGTTCATAAAGGCGTTCGTCAAAAACGGGTCAAACTACCCCTATCCGCAGCAGGCAAAAGGTTTCAAGGGCCAGATAGACGCCATCGCCTCGTTCGATACGCGTAAACGACTATGCAGGATAAAGGCCGGGACACTTATCATCGAAGGGGAGGAGGATGCGCTGATCCTCCCCAGAGAGGCCGAAGCTCTCGCCAAAAATATCCCCGGTAGCGTATTCCGATCCGTAAAAGGCGCGGCCCACTGCATACACATAGAAAACCCCGGCCTGTTCGTAAAAGCCGCAATGAGATTTTTGCAAAGGTGA
- a CDS encoding TIR domain-containing protein, producing MNFPFETPLERLIRESREKQEAENRKKLLSGFLGLAAGYQSNPYSTILGSGLLPTKRNVFISYHHGDDAEVKTFIKRWTEAESVFTPKGLGLRFTDDIIKSDNPEYVMSQIRAKYIQDASVTIVLLGTCTHSRRYVDWEIKASLRQEKNGLPNGLLGIILPSRGNTAHLPERFAANWTDGHINCYARFWVAPSSATELRGWIEDAYSSRTKKAHLIKNSADMMKNNATCQSCGYTHPA from the coding sequence ATGAACTTTCCATTTGAAACCCCTTTGGAACGCCTGATAAGAGAATCTCGGGAAAAGCAAGAAGCAGAGAACAGGAAAAAGCTTCTGAGCGGTTTTCTTGGGTTAGCAGCAGGGTATCAGAGCAATCCATACAGTACAATATTGGGCTCCGGTCTTCTGCCTACCAAAAGGAACGTCTTTATCTCATATCACCACGGTGACGATGCGGAAGTTAAGACGTTTATTAAGAGATGGACTGAGGCTGAGTCAGTGTTTACTCCTAAGGGATTAGGATTGAGGTTCACCGATGATATAATAAAGAGCGACAATCCGGAATATGTAATGTCACAGATAAGAGCGAAGTATATTCAGGATGCCAGCGTAACCATTGTGTTGCTCGGAACGTGCACACATAGTCGCAGATATGTTGACTGGGAAATCAAGGCGAGCTTACGTCAAGAGAAGAATGGATTACCTAATGGCCTATTGGGCATCATATTACCATCCCGTGGCAACACAGCCCATCTTCCTGAGCGATTCGCAGCTAACTGGACAGATGGGCACATTAACTGCTATGCTCGTTTCTGGGTCGCCCCAAGCTCTGCAACGGAACTACGAGGATGGATTGAAGATGCCTATTCCTCAAGAACAAAGAAGGCACATCTAATTAAGAACTCGGCGGATATGATGAAGAATAATGCAACGTGTCAGTCTTGCGGATATACGCATCCTGCATAA